The DNA window ttataattagaTTCATTTGGAATAATTCTACAGTATAATATGACTTCAGGCCAATATGTGTTTTTAAGATTAATTAAACAcgttaaaatatataataaatagttataaaatatagatgcATGGAATATCGATCAAGATTCGACAACACAACGATATCTATAAAAGATGTTTTATGCAtctaacatttttaataatacaataaaaattgaacatatatacaatattttttaagttttatAGCTTTGaggtataaataaattaaatttaaatagttaaaaaacaaaatataagtatattaataaGACTTCATATCACATTATgctttaataattataaataatatgatagaTAGAACTAgagttattattatgtacttatgcatataaaatagtaaaatacATTACCAATaactattatttaaatattgttttttttgtgaaaaattcatataattaaatgttAATTTATCGAAAAggcaaataataattaattttatttgaaataataatatttatattaagatattatatatatgcaagcttatatatttatattttaaatctattgttattatgaaataatatatacgtTATAAAACGTTATAGTTTAAAACAATGAAGCAAGGTGAATTACTAattgttataaaatattcctCTTGAGTCATTAATTATCTCATTGTAGCACACAATGGCATATTATCAAGAACAATAATAGTAATCATAATGGATTAGTATGTTACTAAATccgaaaaatatattaggtTTATTTGATACAATATATGggcataaatttattatacatattctTAAACATGTggtaaaattataattgtaCGTACAAAAgattatatgaaatattataatttttagttaggatttttttaatgtgaTAACATTAGAATTAACGCTACcaagaaatataatattaataattccATAATATtcgttaaaaataatattttttcattataacTGATATGgcattataaaatattcaatacataatatattttagtttataagtataaaggtatatttaaaatggtAACACATGTTATATTGCTTTTCAaattaattcattattCTAAACAAGGTATGAAcacaattataaaattaaaaataatatatttaaattacatttatttgatttaatatttaaaatatatttcttgatcatttatatattaaatagatCATAaggatgaaaatataatatgcattttatatataataactaTTACCCAAAACGAATCAATTTccatgatatattttaattgtaATAGATCGATTAACCTAATTTgcatattatgtttttttaattttaaaaattaaataatatatgcatccAAAACTATTCTTTAattctatttatatataaggaAATGCTAGGAAATAAGCAAGGtcattatacattttaaaatgggcttataatatatattgattaaatataaatgcacccaatatatcatttaattagaaaaaaatattgatttatttattaaatattataatttaaacaaaaaaatgtcttttcatttattgggaataatattaaagatCAATATACCATGAGGAATAGTAACTTATATAAGTCATTAAGGGTGTCTAATGATGAGACACAATCATGTTTTGAACAATTCGGGTagcaatttatttttggttctttaaatatttatactaatacatttttttaaattaatttatttaaaaaacaaaaaaatacatttttattttctatgtgaaaatatataataattaggagatatacttatttaaactattataaggttataaaaattgtgtaaTAGACTAACctgaatattaaaaaaaatattatatatttgtttatttattctattATATGATTACCATGTTTGAacatattacatattatgGGAATTTAGCTAAATAGACATAAAGAAATTTAATATTCCCTTTTaatcacatatatatttacaagtaacacatatttgttttggtgtaatatttataattaaattccATTATAATGTCTAAGGAATtggtatataaatttgttaaatataatatgtctTCATATGTGATTAATATGCTGAATCTcctataaattatattaattttcattttaataacatttatattaatacattcttttctttaattCGTAAATATATTCGTAGTGTAAAGCAATTGATGAGATCGATAAAAATGTTGTCTTTAATACGGTATCTCAAAAGTATACGCTTGaggataaaatatatggagCATATTGTCCTGGCAGTGAAAATGGAGAAAAAGGACAATGTGATAGTGATGAAGAATTGCTCGGATCTGCTTTTATAGCATTgctaaaattttttaagaacATTGATAATGGACATTTAGAGGATGATAAACTTGCTCAATACGCTATTTTATGGTTTAGTTCGAAAATTAAGGAAAATACGAAGGCAGGATATGgaataaatgatatttaCAACAcctttataaaaaataatagttgGTTTAGTGAACTTAGTGAATCcatagaaaaaaagaaagataTGATGAATATTCACCTTATATGTTTGAAGAATCTTTATGCGTTACTTAAAGGAATATGTGAaacaattaataaatgtaatGAGTCTTCAAACTCCAGTGAATGCATAAAAGCTGGTAAAGAGTGTGCTAGTTTGTATCGTACATGTCTGACTAGTTTTCCCTGGAGAGGGCTTTGTAATCCATATTGTAGTGTATTgtcaaatttaaaaaaagattatgaaaaaattagagaaaataatgataagcTTCCAGAATTGACACCACCATCAGGAAGAGAAAGTTGTGAGAATTATTGCGAAATTTTAACACAAAAATTGAATGCTGAGGGATCGGCAATTGAAGGAACAGAACAAGTTACGACCCACAAAATTAGTTTACTAGGTCAACTAAGAACCTTCAcaagtataaataatggaaataagCTACCCTATATTGCAattccatttattttaatacccATTATTTTAGGAATTTCATATAAGGTAAATATTacaattcaaaaatataaatttaaaaaatatacattacaacatattttttgagtGTATAAAAAggcaaataattatatttttttatttttatgttagtATTTAACGCCCTTATGGcgaaaaatgatgaaaagaaaaaccatgaaaaagattataaatttgaatgATCAAAAGAAAGCCTAAAATGGCTTTACAAATGCATTCATCGAAAAGAGCCAATcggaataattataaattacattgatgaaaaatgggattattaaatatatacaaccACATACAGGATAATCCtgtatcatttattttttttatattttttgtttataaaagaaaaaacgattatttatatgaaaattttaattaacgACTTTTATTTTGGGGTTCAGATTCTATGAACCTGATTTAAAAACTCTATATaagtattaaaattataaatatgtaaatttttttattactattattatgcgTAACTAaaatcataattataatttaaaaatatatttatataattataagaaTACAAGCATCACTAACATAATGAATgactaaaaaatataagcaaTACCCCactaaatatttattatatgctaCATGCAATTGttttctataaatattagtaaaaatatatatatatatataatagtattttctaaaaaagatatataaatgtatgtTATATTGAATGGATAATAAATCAATGATATATAACAGTGCATTATAAAGGTATCAACGttgcatattttgttaaagaTACAGTTGGGGGTATAtggttttatattataaaaaactgGATCGATGGAGAAAGGATTAAAGACCCAATTCATGTTAAATGtctttttataattccTTATTAtcatgtattattttatcagtGCTTAGTAAatgatcattttttaaaaataaaatagcatTAATTTATCATAGAATtagcaaaatatataatttttaataaatcatttaatgcatatacattGACAACCATAACAATAGAATATAAGATAAAATgaacaatataaaacatatagcgaatatttatctaaatttatatattaaaagaacaaatatattttatcgtTCTCTTAAAATGCAATATAATAGCATAATTGCACatagttttatattatacttaaaatttgtatCAATAGTTACTTATTCTTTATACATCTAATATTTACTatgcattattttaaaaataatctaCATTCGAAGAATTATTTAAGATAATAAATAgctaaataaatatggatTCATTACTAATTGTTGTTATAAACCGTAGAAAAGATGCTCAgaacatattataaaattgcaCAATACGataattttctaaattgaGTACataggaataaaaataaagttatcGGTATATTAGAATGGATCATGAATTTatctatattaaataaaaataaataaatttattcaatTTGAATAGAAAATGGAGTATGTAACTTGTTTGAAAATACTATAAtcttaaaatatacaaagtaataaatataat is part of the Plasmodium chabaudi chabaudi strain AS genome assembly, chromosome: 6 genome and encodes:
- a CDS encoding CIR protein, with the protein product MSKELCKAIDEIDKNVVFNTVSQKYTLEDKIYGAYCPGSENGEKGQCDSDEELLGSAFIALLKFFKNIDNGHLEDDKLAQYAILWFSSKIKENTKAGYGINDIYNTFIKNNSWFSELSESIEKKKDMMNIHLICLKNLYALLKGICETINKCNESSNSSECIKAGKECASLYRTCLTSFPWRGLCNPYCSVLSNLKKDYEKIRENNDKLPELTPPSGRESCENYCEILTQKLNAEGSAIEGTEQVTTHKISLLGQLRTFTSINNGNKLPYIAIPFILIPIILGISYKYLTPLWRKMMKRKTMKKIINLNDQKKA